One part of the Candida albicans SC5314 chromosome R, complete sequence genome encodes these proteins:
- the MRPL6 gene encoding mitochondrial 54S ribosomal protein uL6m (Putative mitochondrial ribosomal protein) codes for MFTATKTATTTTTSICRLFSTSTKTLSNVGKKPIRLYEGVNYSIESIPVEFCKKFTKRNKTFILDRQIITSGPLGKLRVEIPEFINISENNTNENDKSIIVSVKKPENKIQRSLWGTYRSILYNNIIGITEGHLSIVKFVGTGYRAILEKDPQTGEDIISLKIGLPFTPKLKIPKGLKVSSPNPARLVIEGSDKQQVKLFAAFIREHKKPEPYKGKGIFVDDEKIVLKQRKVK; via the coding sequence ATGTTTACGGCGACGAAGACGGcaaccaccacaaccacatCTATTTGTCGGTTATTTTCTACCTCCACTAAAACATTATCTAATGTTGGTAAAAAACCCATCAGATTATATGAAGGAGTGAATTATTCCATTGAATCGATCCCAGTAgaattttgtaaaaaatTCACTAAACGAAACAAAACATTTATTTTAGATAGGCAAATCATTACTAGTGGACCATTAGGTAAATTAAGAGTAGAAATCCCtgaattcatcaatatttcagaaaacaacaccaatgaaaatgataaatcaatcaTTGTATCTGTGAAAAAACCCGAAAATAAGATTCAACGATCATTATGGGGTACATATAGATCAattttatataataatatcattgGTATCACTGAAGGtcatttatcaattgttaaatttGTTGGTACTGGTTATCGAGCCATTTTAGAAAAAGATCCACAAACTGGTGAGGATATAATTAgtttaaaaattggtttACCTTTTAcaccaaaattgaaaataccAAAAGGGTTAAAAGTTTCATCACCTAATCCAGCAAGATTGGTCATTGAAGGTTCTGATAAACAACAAGTTAAACTATTTGCAGCATTTATTAGAGAACATAAAAAACCTGAACCATATAAAGGGAAAGGTatatttgttgatgatgaaaagaTTGTGTtgaaacaaagaaaagttAAATAA
- a CDS encoding mitochondrial 54S ribosomal protein uL3m (Putative mitochondrial ribosomal protein of the large subunit; Hap43p-repressed gene; ortholog of S. cerevisiae MRPL9) — protein sequence MFSLPQQTSKRGIGLLNNQFLSNITSIRNVSAKITSIHAITSLKTTAPTRNHTIQESTKRKLLLERPGLFAIKRGMITWFNEKGEHIPATVLEVDSCEVLGYKLFKDFGYTAVIMGTIDKLKNVKSTNDLRIFETAKVSPKQKIGEFKIRSIDNDIESKLIPVGTELTADYFSVGQKVDVKGVTKGKGFAGVMKRWGFSGGRATHGTSKAHRTPGATGGNQNPGRVFPGKKMPGRMGHQNNTGFNLEVLHTDGEAGILIVKGNVPGPKKSIIKVSDAIKEYGNSINNTIPQEK from the coding sequence ATGTTTAGTCTACCACAACAAACCTCTAAAAGAGGTATTGGGTTGTtgaataatcaatttttgtcAAACATCACGTCTATACGTAACGTATCAGCAAAGATCACTTCGATTCATGCCATAACTTCATTGAAAACAACTGCCCCTACAAGAAATCATACTATTCAAGAAAGtactaaaagaaaattattattggaaaGGCCAGGATTATTTGCAATTAAACGAGGAATGATTACTTGGTTTAATGAAAAAGGTGAACATATCCCGGCAACTGTTTTAGAAGTTGACTCTTGTGAAGTTTTAGGctataaattatttaaagaTTTTGGTTATACTGCTGTTATAATGGGTAcgattgataaattgaaaaatgttAAATCAACCAATGATTTAAGAATTTTTGAAACAGCTAAAGTTTcaccaaaacaaaagattGGTGAATTTAAAATTCGTTccattgataatgatattgaatcCAAATTAATCCCTGTGGGCACAGAATTAACTGCAGATTATTTCTCTGTAGGACAAAAAGTTGACGTTAAAGGTGTAACCAAAGGTAAAGGTTTTGCTGGGGTTATGAAACGTTGGGGATTTTCTGGTGGTAGAGCTACTCATGGTACTTCAAAAGCTCATCGTACTCCTGGTGCTACTGGGGGGAATCAAAACCCTGGTCGTGTTTTCCCTGGTAAAAAAATGCCGGGAAGAATGGGTCATCAAAATAATACTGGGTTCAATTTAGAAGTTTTACATACTGATGGTGAAGCCGGAATATTGATTGTCAAGGGGAACGTTCCTGGTCctaaaaaatcaatcattaAAGTTTCAGATGCTATAAAAGAATATGGTAATTCTATAAATAATACCATCCCTCAAGAAAAGTAA
- a CDS encoding uncharacterized protein (Has domain(s) with predicted RNA binding, RNA-directed DNA polymerase activity and role in RNA-dependent DNA replication) encodes MSNFYKKWKLQDAFQIRNNLQPTNFHSTKSAKKRLDRIYIDSRIRRKLLNCRLLEEFKQISTHRIIAMSLQIQKEPILKVGNPRYSIPQWMSQDENIIKDLNNNEQSSLTPFSNWNGIINRIKEKVIFYEKYQRYIRAYIPHAGNFPDEKMLKFRFRPSFNFSIITEMQTESGNTVQDTEIMINLATKFYQDLFSVEDRHLESFTFVDQFDKKIDETDKVLLEKAFIEXNVYDHXLMINKKXAVGTDGISYQNLIELWPSLXESLIRAGNNILKYGTLPQQMSEVIITLIPKKSKTPIIENFRPISVISCAVRLLSSVIEKQLNPVLAKVIEXTQTGFLKKRSISNSIYLLDMVLTRYQTSKTAEAESAGLVNLDFRKAFDSVHHDFVLLVLRQVGLEPKATNFFDGNNHKTKSKSKY; translated from the coding sequence ATGTcaaatttttataaaaaatgGAAACTTCAAGATGCTTTCCAGATACGCAACAACCTTCAACCAACAAATTTTCACTCTACCAAATCTGCAAAGAAAAGGTTAGATAGAATCTATATTGACTCCAGGATTCGAAGAAAGCTACTAAACTGCCGACTTCTAGAAGAGTTTAAACAAATCTCGACACATAGAATTATTGCTATGTCTttacaaattcaaaaagaacCTATCCTAAAGGTTGGTAACCCACGTTACCTGATACCTCAATGGATGAGTCAAGatgaaaatataattaaagATYTAAATAACAATGAACAAAGTAGTCTCACTCCTTTTTCTAATTGGAATGGAATTATTAACCggataaaagaaaaggtgATATTTTATGAAAAATACCAACGATATATCAGAGCATACATTCCACATGCCGGAAATTTTCCTGATGAAAAGATGCTTAAATTCAGATTTAGGCCCTCGTTTAACTTTTCCATTATTACAGAAATGCAGACTGAATCTGGTAATACAGTKCAAGACACagaaataatgataaatttagCGACAAAATTCTAYCAAGATTTGTTCCTGGTAGAAGATCGACATTTGGAATCATTTACCTTTGTGGACCAGTTTGACAAAAAGATAGATGAAACTGACAAAGTTTTGTTGGAAAAAGCTTTCATTGAAGAMAATGTATATGACCATTYACTAATGATCAATAAGAAAAMTGCAGTGGGAACTGATGGCATTTCTTACCAAAATCTCATTGAATTATGGCCCAGTTTARGTGAAAGCCTCATMAGAGCAGgaaataatattttgaaatatggAACWTTGCCACAACAAATGAGTGAAGTGATTATTACATTAATACCCAAGAAACTGAAGACACCtataattgaaaactttCGACCTATCAGTGTWATCAGCTGTGCCGTACGATTGTTATCATCAGTAATAGAAAAACAACTAAAYCCAGTCTTGGCAAAGGTTATTGAGAAWACTCAAACAGGCTTCCTTAAAAAAAGATCCATTAGTAATAGCATATACCTTCTCGATATGGTTCTTACAAGATATCAAACTTCTAAAACTGCAGAAGCAGAATCAGCAGGGCTTGTTAATCTTGACTTCAGAAAAGCTTTTGATTCAGTACATCATGATTTTGTATTGCTAGTTTTACGCCAAGTAGGATTAGAGCCTAAGGCGACGAACTTCTTTGATGGCAACAAccacaaaacaaaaagcaAAAGTAAATACTAA
- the LRG1 gene encoding Lrg1p (Ortholog(s) have GTPase activator activity), which yields MKHSFDTPQRGNSIHHSFGNPNASNTTRSTINIVESPDNRGSIIATTEPSSPPPPQQPLKDSGSSPRRKFNPFGHSRSHSHTSNNGKRLFYPVHHDGRYHNMNDQYPPISTVSQSMHPSSPVPSSPTPTPAPAPTTTSSSKPKREQSLRYYIPRDTPPQTPPMSQLPKPVGKSPQPNWTNLIPPLPGKPQPSYNSPDSFQQQKQNKLIDTDDFNFGTEPIISSPESSSRQHPDPLSNQSNFNNNTINNYSNYRSSTRSGLDPSQRHSIAVSPTPEKQDSATQSTDTINTSSIRPVPSVYVAGSSSSLPHKQQQQQEPSSPSKSERKPGRKKSRKVCAKCGLEITSQFVRALNNAYHVDCFTCHECGKQCSAKFFPYEITNEQDGTKTQVALCEYDYFKKLDLICYVCNSALRGPYITALGNKYHLEHFRCNVCQRVFESDESYYEHDNNIYCHFHYSKLYASHCEGCQSSIVKQFVELFRGGRNQHWHPECYMVHKFWNVCITPDSVGLQKLFDLPDDVLNGLKLVKDDNESHISVDSAMLMSIEQQIEQVVLKCWVTLSGYEEITAKCISDMLLCACTGNKFNGIVVTGKLVLNVEVLFNALDYVILMCKSSHELLHKKFGTPPNKDDSESSSTEEEYFQMLKKEPRNITGKIMSYLAILRKSDHIAKSGSLSAELLSVITGCAHYLKLLIRLGLYNALKLNRLYGTTNAIEKFLQLTSEHEAISLLAGDSKTQLSLINSKLTIPASSTDACSSCAKSIEKSCLKLDNNRWHVRCFVCSLCKRTIPSIEASETKFDVIHQSIVCRECPCEHFDTGFHLVSDLSQLIYLLKIALFRSRSVMKVDLTKVPRSYLSDSQSDTDTVDVAQDNYSQTLNDVTSLRSKRQSQKLSKSIKKKARKSIIVEAPEADKARKEDIKTHPLGMKSSGVGTNDTSRSSGINDETTIADELNDLSFDSQTSKQQGSRKTSSASQLSYNPGGDENLSVTRKSLKIRDEPQRQTTNTHLDRTSDLLKNEKSLTLDDIPRIVAAEQAREQRPNAFKHHNSLYQRQTAPHRLKATGHTSTVITPTGVLDNILNTSQPHPEEPVAVRKQKYYSELTKDEHFIIRHIAVEALSHISKSYSNKEELLSLIQTKKQPTFWDKFKFGGGDGKKDKVMAVFGVDLQVLTKKYGIDSDLGVGPSKLRIPIVVDDIIAALRQKDMSVEGIFRLNGNIKKLRELTEQINKNPLKSPDFSIQNAVQLAALMKKWLRELPNPLLTFGLYDMWVSSQRQVNPVLRKRVLQLTYCMLPRSHRNLVEVLLYFFSWVASFSEIDEETGSKMDIHNLATVIAPNILISKQSSNSSSGNSSNSGTNNSDSQQASGDNYFLAIEVVNQLIEQHEEFSIIPSDILEFYEKCGFDKFDSTKKEITTRDVMIKIDKELKEKPDYFDNFELKNPTGSLTSQEVKRNSVSRIESKIQNRELNGISER from the coding sequence ATGAAGCATTCGTTTGATACCCCTCAACGAGGTAATAGTATACACCATTCATTTGGCAACCCTAATGCATCAAATACAACTCGATCGacaataaatattgttgaaagtCCCGACAATAGAGGATCAATAATAGCTACAACTGAACCATCATCACCGCCgccaccacaacaacccCTCAAAGACTCAGGTTCAAGTCCTAGACGAAAATTCAATCCATTTGGACATTCTCGTTCCCATTCTCATACTTCTAATAACGGCAAACGATTGTTTTATCCAGTGCATCATGATGGAAGGTATCATAATATGAATGATCAATATCCACCAATATCGACAGTTTCACAATCAATGCATCCATCTTCGCCAGTTCCTTCTTCACCTACACCTACACCAGCACCAGCACCTACAACCACATCTAGCAGCAAACCCAAAAGAGAGCAATCGCTAAGATACTATATACCCCGAGATACCCCACCACAAACCCCACCAATGAGTCAACTTCCGAAACCTGTGGGGAAACTGCCCCAACCTAATTGGACAAACTTGATCCCACCACTACCGGGGAAACCACAACCATCATATAATTCTCCTGATAGTTTTCAGCAACAGAAACAGAATAAACTAATCGATACcgatgatttcaattttggcACTGAACCAATAATATCGTCACCAGAACTGTCGTCAAGGCAACACCCTGACCCGTTGTCCAATCAATCgaattttaataataatactatcAATAATTATAGTAATTATAGATCATCAACACGATCAGGGTTAGACCCTTCTCAAAGACATTCAATAGCAGTTTCCCCGACCCCGGAAAAACAAGATTCAGCAACTCAATCGACCGACACGATAAATACCAGTTCAATTCGCCCAGTACCCTCAGTATACGTAGCAGGctcatcatcttcattaccacataaacaacaacaacaacaagaaccaTCATCACCTTCAAAACTGGAAAGGAAACCAGGTCGTAAGAAAAGTCGTAAAGTTTGTGCCAAATGTGGATTGGAAATCACCAGTCAGTTTGTTCGAGCTTTAAATAACGCTTACCATGTTGATTGTTTTACTTGTCATGAATGTGGCAAACAATGTTCTGCAAAATTCTTCCCCTACGAAATCACTAATGAACAAGATGGCACGAAAACTCAAGTGGCATTATGTGAATATGATTATTTCAAGAAGTTAGACCTCATTTGTTATGTTTGTAACTCAGCTTTGAGAGGTCCATATATCACCGCATTAGGTAACAAGTATCATTTAGAACACTTTAGATGTAATGTTTGTCAACGAGTATTTGAGTCAGACGAGAGTTATTATGAACACGATAACAACATATATTGCCATTTCCATTATTCTAAACTATATGCCAGTCATTGTGAAGGGTGCCAATCGTCAATTGTCAAACAATTTGTGGAATTGTTCAGAGGTGGCCGAAACCAACACTGGCACCCAGAATGTTATATGGTACATAAATTTTGGAACGTTTGTATTACTCCAGATTCAGTTGGTCtccaaaaattgtttgatttacCAGATGATGTTCTCAATGGATTAAAGTTGGTAAAAGATGACAACGAAAGCCACATTTCGGTTGATTCTGCCATGCTCATGTCTATTGAACAACAAATCGAACAAGTGGTGTTGAAATGTTGGGTCACGCTTTCTGGATATGAGGAGATAACTGCCAAGTGTATATCCGATATGTTATTATGTGCTTGTACTGGTAACAAATTCAACGGTATAGTGGTAACTGGGAAATTGGTTCTAAATGTCGAAGTTTTGTTTAATGCGTTGGATTATGTGATTCTTATGTGCAAAAGTTCACATGAGTTATTGCATAAAAAGTTTGGTACTCCTCCTAATAAGGATGACCTGGAGTCCTCAAGTACAGAAGAAGAgtattttcaaatgttgaaaaaagaacCAAGAAATATCACGGGTAAAATTATGAGTTATCTTGCCATATTGAGAAAATCAGACCACATAGCCAAATCAGGGAGCCTTTCCGCTGAACTACTTTCAGTGATTACCGGGTGTGCCCATTACTTGAAGCTATTAATTCGACTTGGATTATATAATgcattgaaattgaacaGATTGTACGGGACCACTAATGCTATAGAAAAGTTTTTACAATTAACATCAGAACACGAAGCTATTAGTTTATTAGCTGGTGATAGCAAGACTCAATTGAGTTTGATCAATTCCAAATTGACGATTCCAGCAAGTTCGACAGATGCATGCAGCTCATGTGCTAAgagtattgaaaaatcgTGTCTTAAATTAGATAATAATCGTTGGCACGTTAgatgttttgtttgttccTTGTGTAAGAGAACAATTCCCTCAATAGAAGCCAGTGAAACCAAATTTGATGTAATTCATCAATCGATTGTTTGTCGAGAATGTCCATGTGAGCATTTTGATACCGGGTTCCATTTGGTGTCTGATTTATCACAATTGATATACTTGTTGAAAATAGCATTGTTTAGATCACGTTCAGTCATGAAAGTGGATTTGACAAAAGTACCCAGAAGCTATCTTTCGGACTCACAATCAGACACTGATACTGTTGATGTTGCTCAAGATAATTATTCACAAACCTTGAATGACGTGACAAGTTTAAGAAGCAAACGACAGAGTCAAAAATTATCCAAATCtatcaaaaagaaagctAGAAAATCAATCATTGTGGAGGCACCAGAAGCTGACAAGGCAAGAAAGGAAGATATCAAAACACATCCTTTAGGTATGAAAAGTAGTGGTGTGGGAACCAATGACACATCAAGGTCTAGCGGTATCAATGATGAAACTACCATCGCTGACGAGTTGAATGATTTAAGTTTTGATAGTCAAACATCAAAGCAACAAGgatcaagaaaaacaagCAGTGCATCACAGCTATCATATAATCCTGGTGGTGATGAGAACCTTTCGGTAACCCGTAAATCACTCAAAATACGAGATGAACCTCAAAGGCAAACCACAAATACTCATCTTGATAGAACATCTGATTTGTTAAAGAATGAGAAATCATTAACTTTAGATGATATACCAAGAATTGTTGCTGCAGAACAAGCAAGAGAACAACGACCAAATGCTTTCAAACACCATAATAGTTTATACCAACGTCAAACTGCTCCTCACCGACTCAAAGCTACTGGTCATACTTCTACTGTTATTACCCCAACTGGTGTATTGGATAATATTTTGAACACATCACAACCACATCCTGAAGAACCAGTTGCTGTCAGAAAGCAAAAGTATTATTCAGAGTTGACCAAAGATGAGCATTTCATTATTCGTCATATCGCAGTGGAAGCTCTTAGTCACATAAGTAAGAGTTATTCCAATAAAGAAGAGTTGTTGTCATTgattcaaacaaaaaagcAACCTACATTTTGGGACAAGTTCAAGTTTGGAGGCGGCGATGGTAAAAAGGATAAAGTTATGGCAGTGTTTGGAGTTGATTTACAAGTATTGACGAAAAAGTATGGTATTGATTCAGATTTAGGTGTAGGACCTTCGAAACTAAGGATTCCTATTGTTGTGGACGACATTATTGCTGCATTAAGACAAAAGGATATGTCAGTTGAAGGTATTTTCCGTTTGAATGGTAATATCAAAAAGCTCCGTGAACTTACTgaacaaatcaataaaaatcCCTTGAAATCACCTGATTTTAGTATTCAGAATGCTGTTCAATTAGCTGctttaatgaaaaaatggTTACGTGAACTACCTAATCCGTTGTTAACATTTGGTCTTTATGATATGTGGGTTTCGTCTCAACGACAAGTCAACCCCGTTTTGCGTAAACGAGTTTTACAATTGACATATTGTATGTTACCTAGAAGTCATCGAAACTTGGTTGAAGTATTGCTTTACTTTTTCAGTTGGGTCGCCTCATTTtcagaaattgatgaagaaactGGTTCTAAAATGGATATCCATAATTTAGCAACAGTTATAGCACCTAACATATTAATTTCCAAGCAATCATCAAACTCATCATCAGGAAATTCTTCTAATTCCGGTACCAATAATTCAGATTCACAACAAGCATCAGGGGATAACTATTTCCTTGCCATTGAAGTtgttaatcaattgattgaacaGCATGAAGAGTTTAGTATTATACCGCTGGATATTCTTGAGTTTTACGAGAAATGTGGATTTGacaaatttgattcaacgaaaaaagaaattacaaCTAGAGAtgtaatgataaaaattgacaaggaattgaaagaaaaacctgattattttgataattttgaattgaaaaacccTACCGGTAGTTTAACTAGTCAAGAAGTTAAACGAAACTCTGTTTCTCGAATTGAATCCAAAATCCAAAATAGAGAATTAAATGGTATTAGTGAGAGATAA
- a CDS encoding snoRNA-binding rRNA-processing protein (Component of the SSU processome; predicted role in pre-18S rRNA processing; Spider biofilm induced), with protein MVRALKHHEKKLLKKVDFLDWKQDQGHRDTQVMRTYHIQNREDYHKYNKICGDIRKLAHKLSLLQPTDPFRIKHEQLLLEKLYNMGVLSTKSKISDLENKVTVSSLCRRRIGVVMCRLKMAETISDAVKFIEQGHVRVGPNVITDPAYLITRNLEDYLTWVDNSKIKRNVLKYKNKIDDFDLA; from the coding sequence ATGGTTAGGGCATTAAAACATCATgagaaaaaattattgaaaaaagtaGATTTCCTCGATTGGAAACAAGATCAAGGTCATCGAGACACTCAAGTGATGAGAACGTATCATATTCAAAATCGTGAAGATTATCATAAATACAATAAGATATGTGGTGATATTAGGAAATTAGCAcataaattatcattattacaACCAACTGATCCATTTAGAATTAAACAtgaacaattattattagaaaaattatataatatgGGAGTATTACTGACAAAATCGAAAATATCcgatttggaaaataaaGTTACTGTGAGTAGTTTATGTCGAAGAAGAATCGGGGTGGTTATGTGTCGATTGAAAATGGCAGAAACTATAAGTGATGCAgtgaaatttattgaacaaGGTCATGTTAGAGTTGGGCCAAATGTTATTACTGATCCCGCATATTTAATCACGAGAAATTTAGAAGATTATTTGACTTGGgttgataattcaaaaattaaaagaaatgttCTTAAATAtaagaataaaattgatgattttgatttagcATAA
- a CDS encoding uncharacterized protein (Predicted membrane transporter; fucose:proton symporter family member, MFS superfamily; flow model biofilm induced), giving the protein MSQDNDNQDLESITIKPPTSQETTTSSSSGSTVVVPPLQTPQFQNVKHEIEYEGEILTIDSTNWRNSRLLKLQILVSFAVFILFGLAEQTVGTIIPKLQHDYAINDIQISFIFFCSVSGYLLTAMINSITHEYLGIRGVTVLGSTSMALSYLIVSHKPPFVIFLMCYFMSGVGFGTLDASINTWMGNLVDSNQLLGIVHGCYGIGSLISPSLISYLLSKSNHPWKWQNYYVILSVVAGFCLVSLILTFKYETPKKYKYISELRHQQQKEQGQTQKDGSIELEHFTGIHGSTTKDSFDLEATVEDNQEDGEEEEDDDDHHSTSVRKTLSSTLVWSFALILFIYVGGEAVFAAWLVTFLLRIKNLDYKTASYMATTFWSGVTIGRIGLGFVTAHFFSSELWANLIYILVSFLGCLLFWILTFIETSTLLVIVLFLVVLVTGVAIGPIFPTTIVSSVNILPAKYQTSGIGFICAFGGGGGAGIPFLIGLLAESSEVGLRTYPLIISLMFGILLGVWILVMQKYSSKYKRNTL; this is encoded by the coding sequence ATGCTGCAAGATAACGACAATCAAGATCTTGAATCAATAACCATAAAACCCCCCACATCACAAGAGACTACAACTtctagtagtagtggttcAACTGTGGTAGTGCCGCCCTTGCAAACAcctcaatttcaaaacgTTAAACATGAAATAGAATATGAAGGTGAAATATTGACTATagattcaacaaattggCGTAATTCTCGACTTTTAAAATTGCAAATACTAGTATCATTTGCtgtatttattttatttggaTTAGCTGAACAAACTGTGGGCACAATAATCCCAAAATTACAACATGATTATGCTATCAATGATATTCAAAttagttttatatttttctgtTCTGTCAGTGGTTATTTATTAACCGCAATGATCAATAGTATAACTCATGAATATTTAGGGATACGTGGTGTAACAGTTCTAGGATCAACATCAATGGCATTAAgttatttgattgtttctCATAAGCCACCATTtgtgatttttttaatgtGTTACTTCATGAGTGGTGTAGGGTTTGGTACTTTGGATGCATCAATAAATACTTGGATGGGGAACCTTGttgattcaaatcaattgttaGGTATTGTTCATGGATGTTATGGAATAGGAAGTTTGATTTCTCCAAGTTTGATAtcatatttattatcaaaatctaATCATCCTTGGAAATGGCAGAACTATTATGTTATTTTAAGTGTTGTAGCAGGATTTTGTTTGGTATCATTGATCCTTACGTTTAAATATGAAACTCCCAAGAAGTACAAGTATATTTCGGAATTACGTCATCAACAGCAAAAGGAACAAGGACAAACACAAAAAGATGGTAGTATTGAATTAGAACATTTCACTGGTATTCATGGAAGTACTACTAAAGatagttttgatttggaaGCTACTGTCGAGGACAACCAGGAAGATGgtgaagaggaagaagatgacgatgatCACCACTCTACATCAGTGAGAAAAACCTTATCTTCAACATTGGTATGGTCATTTgcattgattttatttatttatgtTGGTGGTGAGGCGGTATTTGCTGCTTGGTTAGTGACGTTTTTATTAAGAATCAAGAATTTGGATTATAAAACTGCATCTTATATGGCTACTACATTTTGGTCTGGGGTCACTATTGGAAGAATTGGTTTAGGATTTGTGACCGCACATTTCTTTAGTAGTGAATTGTGGGCTAACCTTATTTACATTTTGGTATCATTTTTAGgttgtttattgttttggatTTTAACTTTCATTGAGACTAGCACTTTATTGGTAattgtattgtttttgGTTGTGCTTGTTACTGGAGTTGCTATTGGTCCAATATTCCCTACCACCATTGTATCGCTGGTCAATATATTACCTGCTAAATATCAAACGTCAGGCATTGGTTTTATTTGTGCATTtggtggaggtggtggtgcGGGAATTCCATTTTTAATTGGATTATTGGCAGAATCAAGTGAAGTTGGATTAAGAACTTATCCTTTGATTATTAGTCTAATGTTTGGTATATTACTTGGAGTATGGATATTGGTTATGCAAAAATATTCCTCAAAATATAAACGAAATACATTATAA
- a CDS encoding uncharacterized protein (Ortholog(s) have role in negative regulation of transcription from RNA polymerase II promoter in response to iron and cytosol, nucleus localization), with translation MSSSALTADSLRDIITTRLNANLVQVEDMSGGCGQAFAVIIVSSLFQGKNKLARHRLVNNELKDEIASIHAFTQKGFTPDEWIAQGGHL, from the coding sequence ATGTCATCTTCTGCATTAACTGCTGATTCATTAAGAGATATAATCACCACCAGATTAAATGCTAATTTAGTTCAAGTTGAAGATATGTCTGGTGGGTGTGGTCAAGCATTTGCTGTAATAATtgtatcatcattatttcaagggaaaaataaattagcTCGACATCGATTagttaataatgaattaaaagatGAAATAGCGAGTATTCATGCATTTACTCAAAAGGGGTTTACACCAGATGAATGGATAGCTCAAGGTGGACATCTATAA